AATGGCCTTGGGCTCCTGCGTCAGTGCCAGGAGGACATCGCTCTCGTCGATGATGCCGACGACGCGATCGTTCTCATCGACCACCGCCATCTGGCTGACGCCGTAGAGGTGCATCCGGCGGATGACCTGGATGACCGGGCACTCCGGGTCCACCGTGTAGTCCTCGCGGTCGAGGTGTCGTCGCGCGATCAGATCGCGCAGGTCGCCGAAGCGCTCGCGCTCGATGAAGCCGTTGTCGATCATCCAGAAGTCATTGAACATCTTGCTCAGGTACTTGGCACCCGAGTCGCAGATGAGCGTGACCACGCGCTTCGGTCGACTCTGCTCACGGCAATAGCGGAGCGCCGCGGTCAGCAGCGTTCCGACGCTTGAGCCCGCGAGAATCCCCTCGACTCGAAGGAGCTCCCGTGCCGTCAGGAAGGCATCGCGGTCGGAGACGGCGTACGCCTTGGTCACCACTTCGAGGTCGAGTATGCCTGGCACGAAGTCTTCACCGATGCCTTCGACGAGCCAGCTCCCGGGCTCGATGCGGCGCCCTTCGTTGACGAGCGGCGCGAGGATCGAGCCCTCGGGATCGGCGAGAATGATCTCGCACTCGGGATTGCGCTCCTTGAGAAAGCGCCCGACGCCCGAGACCGTCCCGCCGCTGCCGACGCCGGCAACGAAGGCGTCGATGCGTCCCTCCATCTGATCCCAGATCTCGGGACCCGTGGTCGTGTAGTGCGCCTCGGGATTGGCGGTGTTGCCAAACTGGTTGACATAGAAGCTGTTCGGCCGCTCGCGGGCAATGCGCTCAGCGACCTCCTGGTAGTACTCGGGGTGGCCCTTCTGGACATCGGAGCGGGTGAGGACCACCTCGGCGCCCATCGCCCGCAGGTGACTGATCTTCTCGTCGCTCATCTTGTCGGGAACGACGACGGTGCAGGCGTAGCCCTTCTGCGATGCGACAAGCGCCAAGGCGAGGCCCGTGTTGCCCGCAGTGGCTTCGACGATCGTTCCCCCGGGCTTGAGGCGGCCATCTCCTTCGGCCGCGGCGATCATGGTGAGGGCGATGCGATCCTTGATCGAGTTCCCCGGATTCATGCTCTCCATCTTCACGAAGAGCTGGCAGGGGCCGGTGTCCATGCGCCTCAGCTCGAGCATGGGCGTATTGCCGATCATCTCGAGCACACCGCCGAAGACGGGGGCACGCGGCGGGGTGGTCGCCTCGCTGGATTTGGCCATTCGGACAGTGTAAGAGAAGAGCCGCGATGCGCTATCGACCGCCGAAGCCGAGCGAAGTCACGCTGGTGCGCCATGGTGACGCGCTTGAGGCTCGAGGCGTTGGCGATGCACCCGGGCAGGGGGTGCGGGCGCGATGGTGGCCATGCGATGGATCGACATCGGGTTCAGGCCTGGCAGGTGATGCGCGACGGCGTCGCCCGGGCGGCTCATCGCATCTTCGCCGAGCGATCGGCGACTGTCGCTCCGTGATCGACGCGACCGGCGGCTTCGGTACGGATGCGTGGACGCTCGCCTGTTCGGGACTCGAGGTGACGGTCATCGAGCGAGCGCCCATCATGATCGAACTGCTGAAGGATGCGCTTGCACTGGCTCGAGAACACAGTCCCGCCGCCGCTGCTCGACTGCGCCTGTTCGAAGGTGATGCTCGGACATGGCTCACGGAGTTACCCCCGGCCGAGGCGATCTACATGGACCCGATGTTCCCCCCGAAGCGCCGCGCGAGCGCCCTGCCGACGAAGGACATGCAGTTCCTCGCCGCGATCGCCGGTGACGACGGCGATGCTCTGGAGTTGCTCGAGGTGGCTCGCCGCGCCGCTCTTCGTCGCGTGATCGTCAAGCGGCCGCCGCACGCCGCGCCGCTTGCGCCTCGCGTCGCGCACGCCATCGAGTCGAAGCTGCTGCGCTTCGATGTCTACCTGCCTGCCCATGGAGAGCGCGACGGGTCGCCCGTCGATGGAGGTCGTCGATGAGCGCGGCTCCGTGGTTCAATCGAACGCCGCTTCCGGCTGTGGGCGAACGGATCGCGCTTGACCGAGAGGAAGCTCGCCACGCCACGGGGTCGCGTCGAATGGCGGCCGGTGACACCGTCGTGCTCGTCGATGGCAAGGGCGGCGTGGCTGAAGGACAACTGGTGGTGGCCGACGCGCGCGGACGAGGCGTCATGGTTGAAGTGATGGCGCGACGCGAGATTCCCGCTCCAACGCCGAGCCTTCTCGTCGGTACGGCGGTGCCGAAGGGGGATCGCTGGTCGACGCTCCTCGACATGGCGGCTCAGCTTGGCGCCGCGACGATCACCCCACTTGAGTGCGAGCGAAGCGTGATTCGTGGCGCCTCGGTCAATCGCCCTCGGGCGGAGCGCATTCTTCTCGAAGGGTGCAAGCAGGCCCGCTCCGCGTGGGCGCCGCGGCTCATGCAGGCCATGACGCCGGCGCACTTCGCCGAGCGCGCCGTCGCGGAAGGCGCCACGCTCATCGTCGCTCATCCCGGTGGCAGGCCGCTTTTCGCCGTGGTCCCACGCGACGCCTCACGCATCGCTCTCGTCATCGGTCCCGAGGGCGGATTCACCGATTGGGAGTGCGACGCCATGACCCGGTCGGGCGGAACCTTGGTCTCCCTCGGCGAGACGATCCTGCGCATCGAAACCGCGGTGGCGGCGCTTCTCGCCGCGCTTCGGCTACGGTGAGCCCCGTCGGAGGCGCTGCGATCGACCCGTGATATCTGGGCAGCACTGAGTCGACCGCCTTGAGACGGAGTCTCGGTGGTCGGCCTCGCCTTGCATTCTTCGCGAGATCGAATGCGCCCCACGCTCTCACAGACTCGGCGACGCCAGCGTTCCGGAACCGTCTCTCTCTCACCAGCGTTCCGCGAAATGGAGCGTACCGGGATCGAACCGGTAACCTCCGCCTTGCAAAGGCGGCGCTCTCCCAATTGAGCTAACGCCCCTCGTGATCGAGGTGCACCCAGCGTGCGGTCTCGAACGCGAAAGAGAATACCACGCTCGGCGTTTATGGCGCGTCCGGCGGAACGGGCGCGAAGGTCATGCCCTCGGTTGACGGCGTCGGCGTGAACGACTGCTCAATGATCACGGTCGTCGGCTCCGGCGAACCAGGTGCGATCACCTGCGGACTTCGACGCTGCGTGAGAATGTCGACGGTGCGCGGCTCGATGACCGTGACTCGCAACGCCGGGTCGTAGCGACGCTCGCCACGAATGCCGACGAGCACGCCGAGCATGGTCGCGAGTTGGAAGTCGGAGCGAGGCGCCACATAGGCCACCGTCTGGCCGACGGCAGGATCCTGAAGTCGATAGAGGGCGGGAAGACGCGTGCCATCGAAGATGGTGCTCGCATTGAGCACGCCCACCGCGTCGTAATCGCTGCGCGCCTCCATCGCAAGCGAGATGGCCCGAATGCGGTCGAGGTCCTGTGTCCGCTGCGCCCGCAAGCGCTCGAGCGTGTACATGCGCTCCTGGATCTCCAGGCGGAGTCCAAGCTGCTCGGTCCGAGCCTTCGCCATCGCCCGCACCTCGGCGGGGACATTCGGGCGAGTCTGAAGGTCGGCGTAGCGCGAGCGAAGCACGGAGATCTCCGCCGACTCGAGCGGTTGATTCTTGACGGTCTCCCAGATCGACTCGAGGTCTTCGAACTCCCGGCGGTGGGCGAGCGATTCAGCCTCGCGCGGGGAGAGCGCCGGTTCCGGCGTCGCGGCGCGGCGCGTCGTCACCACCTCGGTGGACTCGGCGACAACATCGATGGCTTCAGTGCCATCCGGGCGCTGCACCGCGACCCGCTCTTCGACGAGGTCACTCTCGATCTCGCCGATGGCCGGTGCGTCATCGGTCGCCGCGGCGGCCTGACCGCGCGGGCGAGATGTTATCCGTCGCTCCTCGGCGATTGACGCAGCCCCGGCGCCTTCACCACGGCGCGGCGCGGAGGCGTTGCGCTCCGGCGCGTCTGAGGCGCGGGTGCCCGTTGCTGCGGCAGGCTGCGTGCGAGCACTCGCGCCGGTTCGATAGGCCTCCACCTCGGCCGCCGATGCGCGGCGCAGATAGTTCAAGTTGACGAAGCCCTCGGCAGCGGGAGTCAGCGCGACCTTGTAAGCCCGATCGCGATCACCTTCGACCGTGCCCAGCACTCGGAGCGTCTCCCCCGGAGAGAGGCGAGCGACAGGCTTCCAGCTCGAATCGGGACCGCTCCGACTGTTGATGTTCGGAGCCTTGAGCTCGGTGCGAGCCGTCACGCGCAGCGTGGAGCCGTCATCCGTGAGCTCGACTCGCCGATCGGCGGTGACGAAGCCGAAGGCCTCGGCGAAGGCCGGACCCGAGCAGCGCACGCGCGCCCATCCGTAGCTCTCTTCCAGCACCTCCACGATGTCGCCGGAAGAGAGTCGATGGAAGGGATAGCTGCTGCTCACGCTCGGGCTTGAGCGTACGAAGACATTGTTCGCATTCACTGCGGCGGAGTAGGGAGCCTCGCTGGGCGATGCGGTGCCGCGCGCCGGTGCCCCCTGCGCGATGGCGGAGGAGTGCACGCCGACCACACCAAGGGCGAAGGCGAAGGCCACGGCAATCATGCGGATTCGTCGAGTCTGGCTCATGATCGGGATCTTACCGGCGGCGGTATACTGCCGCGCCAATGTTGCACAGTCGTGAAGCCCGGCGAGCTCGGTCGCACCCGGAGAGGCCTCGGTCGGCCGAGTCAATCGCCGTTCGCCCGAAGCGTGGTTGTCCAAGCTCACTTGCACCGAGGGCTGGTGCCGCGGCCATCGCGGGAGCTTCGCTCTTCCTTCTCGTCGCCTGCGAGACGCCGTTCCACCCGATCGACGACTCCTCGCTCCGAGCAGCGATCGACGCCGCCGCGGCCCGGGAGGTCGAGGGCAGCGGTTCGGGCGACTTCCGCCCGCTGGTTCAGCCGCCCAGCGATGTGCCCGCCATGCTCGCGCCGCGAGCAGACGAACTCGCGAAGCTCGGACCGCAGGTCTGGACGAAGGGGGCCGCCATCGATCTCGGCCTCGACCTCGACGGTCGCCAGCCCCGCGCCCTTCAGATCGGTCTCCAGGAAGCGATCGTGACGGCGGTTCGGAACAACCTGGGCATCCAGGGGGCCAGGCTCCAGCAGGGGGTTTCGCAGGCCGACATCGTCCGGGCCGAGGCCGCCTTCGACGCGGTGCTCTTTGCGGGTACAGGCTTCGCCCGGATCGACCAGTCCACGGTGGTCTTCGCGCCGCCTGGGGAGATCGTGCCGACGGTCTTTGGCAACAACTCACAGAACTGGAACTTCACGACGGGCATTCAGCAGCCGCTCGTGACCGGCGGTTCGGTGAGCCTCTCGACGAACTGGCAATGGACCCGACAATATCCCGAGGCCTTCTACTTCCCGAACTCCTCGTGGAACAACAACATCAACCTCGGCATCAC
This region of Phycisphaeraceae bacterium genomic DNA includes:
- a CDS encoding pyridoxal-phosphate dependent enzyme, with protein sequence MAKSSEATTPPRAPVFGGVLEMIGNTPMLELRRMDTGPCQLFVKMESMNPGNSIKDRIALTMIAAAEGDGRLKPGGTIVEATAGNTGLALALVASQKGYACTVVVPDKMSDEKISHLRAMGAEVVLTRSDVQKGHPEYYQEVAERIARERPNSFYVNQFGNTANPEAHYTTTGPEIWDQMEGRIDAFVAGVGSGGTVSGVGRFLKERNPECEIILADPEGSILAPLVNEGRRIEPGSWLVEGIGEDFVPGILDLEVVTKAYAVSDRDAFLTARELLRVEGILAGSSVGTLLTAALRYCREQSRPKRVVTLICDSGAKYLSKMFNDFWMIDNGFIERERFGDLRDLIARRHLDREDYTVDPECPVIQVIRRMHLYGVSQMAVVDENDRVVGIIDESDVLLALTQEPKAIARRPVRDFMASRLETVRPDLPIEHLLPIFRADRVAIVTDEKHFYGIITRIDLINFLRRQLL
- a CDS encoding class I SAM-dependent methyltransferase, producing the protein MRYRPPKPSEVTLVRHGDALEARGVGDAPGQGVRARWWPCDGSTSGSGLAGDARRRRPGGSSHLRRAIGDCRSVIDATGGFGTDAWTLACSGLEVTVIERAPIMIELLKDALALAREHSPAAAARLRLFEGDARTWLTELPPAEAIYMDPMFPPKRRASALPTKDMQFLAAIAGDDGDALELLEVARRAALRRVIVKRPPHAAPLAPRVAHAIESKLLRFDVYLPAHGERDGSPVDGGRR
- a CDS encoding 16S rRNA (uracil(1498)-N(3))-methyltransferase, with amino-acid sequence MSAAPWFNRTPLPAVGERIALDREEARHATGSRRMAAGDTVVLVDGKGGVAEGQLVVADARGRGVMVEVMARREIPAPTPSLLVGTAVPKGDRWSTLLDMAAQLGAATITPLECERSVIRGASVNRPRAERILLEGCKQARSAWAPRLMQAMTPAHFAERAVAEGATLIVAHPGGRPLFAVVPRDASRIALVIGPEGGFTDWECDAMTRSGGTLVSLGETILRIETAVAALLAALRLR